Proteins from a genomic interval of Candidatus Palauibacter polyketidifaciens:
- a CDS encoding co-chaperone GroES family protein — MSEKRLIVVGDRVLIEPLEGEERTDVGLYLPPTAIDKQAVQAGTVVAVGPGTPVGPPAELDDEPWKIGATEARYLPMQARPGDYALFFRKAAVEITFEGTQYLVAPQGAILTLVREEGEGEEAAEGFDPSFL; from the coding sequence ATGAGCGAGAAGAGACTCATCGTCGTCGGCGACCGCGTGCTCATCGAGCCCCTGGAGGGTGAGGAGCGCACGGATGTCGGCCTCTACCTCCCCCCCACCGCGATCGACAAGCAGGCAGTGCAGGCGGGGACGGTCGTCGCCGTCGGCCCCGGGACTCCGGTCGGGCCGCCCGCCGAACTCGACGACGAACCGTGGAAGATCGGCGCCACCGAAGCCCGCTATCTCCCGATGCAGGCGCGACCGGGAGACTACGCGCTCTTCTTCCGGAAGGCCGCGGTGGAGATCACCTTCGAGGGCACGCAGTACCTCGTCGCACCGCAGGGCGCGATTCTCACCCTCGTCCGCGAGGAGGGTGAGGGAGAAGAAGCCGCCGAGGGCTTCGACCCCTCCTTTCTCTAG
- the typA gene encoding translational GTPase TypA: MAPPPGKIRNIAIIAHVDHGKTTLVDHMLRQAGAFQSHERVEERVMDSNPLERERGITILSKNTAVRWGETRINIVDTPGHADFGGEVERILRMVDGVLLLVDAAEGPMPQTRFVTRKALALGLAPIVAINKVDRPEQRAAEVHDEVLELFLELDATEAQLDAPFLYASGRDGWASPDIEARAGDLEPLFETIVAGVPSPAGDPGGPFQMLASTLDHSSYVGRIAIGRIERGTVTEADRVVLLPLGEPGPVSADEAIPARVLKIYGFDGLKRIETPRASAGDIVALAGLEGVEIGQTIVDPDHRERLRGIAVERPTLAVDFRVNDAPFAGRTGKYVTTRQLRQRLLRELERNVALRVEPTDSPDTFSVSGRGELHLTILMETMRREGYEFSVSRPRVLLRQGPDGEILEPYEEAVIEVPAEMVGVVMEKMGSRRAELLSMRPTDQGPVRLDFRLPSRGLFGYRSEFLTDTRGEGQLHHRFLEYGPRAGHLEHRRKGVLVADRPGTSVAFALFNLQERAEMLIGPGIEVYSGMIVGENVRPGDLEVNVSKGKKLTNMRAAAADENVRLEPPRELTLELALEFINDDELIEVTPDAIRLRKRSLDPIERKKAMRRAAAEAREA, encoded by the coding sequence TTGGCACCCCCGCCCGGGAAGATCCGGAACATTGCGATCATCGCCCACGTCGATCACGGGAAGACGACGCTCGTCGACCACATGCTGCGGCAGGCCGGCGCCTTCCAGTCGCACGAGCGGGTCGAGGAACGGGTCATGGACTCGAACCCGCTGGAGCGCGAGCGCGGCATCACGATCCTGTCGAAGAATACCGCCGTGCGCTGGGGTGAGACGAGGATCAACATCGTCGACACACCGGGTCACGCGGACTTCGGCGGCGAGGTCGAGCGCATCCTTCGGATGGTGGACGGCGTGCTCCTCCTGGTGGACGCGGCCGAGGGACCGATGCCGCAGACGCGCTTCGTCACGCGGAAGGCGCTCGCGCTCGGCCTCGCGCCCATCGTCGCGATCAACAAGGTGGACCGGCCCGAGCAGCGCGCGGCGGAGGTCCACGACGAGGTGCTGGAACTGTTCCTGGAACTCGATGCGACCGAGGCCCAGCTCGATGCCCCCTTCCTGTACGCGAGCGGGCGCGACGGCTGGGCGTCGCCCGATATCGAGGCGCGAGCCGGAGACCTGGAGCCGCTGTTCGAGACGATCGTCGCGGGCGTCCCCTCCCCCGCCGGCGACCCCGGAGGACCGTTCCAGATGCTGGCCTCCACGCTGGATCACTCCAGCTACGTGGGGCGCATCGCGATCGGCCGCATCGAACGGGGCACCGTGACGGAGGCGGATCGCGTGGTGCTGCTGCCGCTCGGGGAGCCCGGACCTGTGTCCGCCGACGAGGCCATCCCGGCCCGCGTGCTCAAGATCTACGGCTTCGACGGGCTGAAGCGCATTGAAACGCCCCGCGCGAGCGCCGGCGACATCGTGGCGCTGGCCGGACTCGAGGGAGTGGAGATCGGCCAGACCATCGTCGACCCGGACCACAGGGAGCGTCTCCGCGGGATCGCGGTCGAACGACCCACCCTCGCGGTGGACTTCCGGGTCAACGACGCCCCCTTCGCCGGGCGGACGGGCAAGTACGTCACGACCCGGCAACTGCGCCAGCGCCTCCTCCGCGAACTGGAGCGGAACGTCGCCCTTCGCGTCGAGCCGACGGACTCGCCCGACACCTTCTCCGTTTCGGGGCGAGGGGAACTCCATCTCACGATCCTCATGGAAACCATGCGCCGGGAGGGGTACGAGTTCTCCGTCTCGCGGCCGCGCGTCCTCCTGCGCCAGGGGCCCGACGGGGAGATCCTGGAGCCCTACGAAGAGGCGGTGATCGAAGTCCCGGCGGAGATGGTCGGCGTGGTGATGGAGAAGATGGGGAGCCGGCGGGCCGAACTCCTCTCGATGCGGCCGACAGACCAGGGTCCGGTGCGCCTGGATTTCAGGCTCCCGTCGCGCGGGCTGTTCGGATACCGCTCCGAGTTCCTCACGGACACGCGCGGCGAGGGCCAGTTGCACCACCGCTTCCTCGAATACGGACCCCGGGCCGGACACCTGGAACACCGGCGGAAGGGAGTGCTCGTCGCCGACCGCCCGGGTACCTCCGTCGCCTTTGCCCTCTTCAACCTCCAGGAGCGGGCCGAGATGCTGATCGGCCCCGGCATCGAGGTCTACAGCGGGATGATCGTGGGCGAGAACGTCCGCCCCGGCGACCTCGAGGTCAACGTGTCGAAGGGCAAGAAGCTCACGAACATGCGCGCCGCCGCCGCGGACGAGAACGTGCGCCTGGAGCCGCCGCGCGAACTCACGCTGGAACTCGCCCTCGAGTTCATCAACGACGACGAGTTGATCGAGGTCACGCCCGACGCGATCCGCCTCCGCAAGCGCAGCCTCGACCCGATCGAACGAAAAAAGGCGATGCGCCGCGCCGCCGCCGAGGCCCGCGAAGCCTGA
- a CDS encoding TRAP transporter fused permease subunit, which produces MTAPRPPWRRILFALAVGLSLFQLWQSTTGTLSATLGRPIHLAWVVVLTFLAKPSWTGEGPAPRWSLWLDAALALVALYCGWVIVGFDYRGVDHILYGLTTHDLIAGLVFVILLFEATRRAVGWVMVAVGLVFLLYAGFGDLLPDVIANRGFTIERILRFQIFTGAGLFGTPLGIAAGTVFIFVLFGAFLEVTGAGRFFIDLAFAAAGRFRGGPAKASVIASAAMGSISGSAIANTVTTGALTIPMMKKLGYRPEQAGGIEAAASTGGQIMPPIMGAGAFIMADFTNTPYREIVALSIAPAILYFGCTLLFVHLMALKLGLRGMKNPPPVRRTLREGVHFLLPLGLVVALLLLNYSPPLVGAVGSLAVVVTGMARKRTRVGWRTILEGLRTGAVLALPISLACATAGIVVGVIGQTGIGLQFTESVVQAAGGLLWLALIFIAIAALVLGMGLPVTAAYIVISVMAAPALEGLGLSLLVAHMIIFWLSQTSNVTPPIALAAFAGAGVAGSAPMRTATQAVKLSLGFFIVPAMMAYSALILVEGTAVTAFIFAIVCTVALVSAVAYAIEGFAVAACSAAERALFAVAGALILVPNDPVRIAGVLLGSAVFALHARNARRARGTT; this is translated from the coding sequence TTGACGGCTCCGCGGCCGCCGTGGCGGCGCATCCTCTTCGCCCTCGCGGTGGGGCTCTCCCTCTTCCAGCTCTGGCAGAGCACGACCGGCACGCTCTCGGCCACGCTCGGCCGGCCCATCCACCTCGCCTGGGTCGTCGTCCTCACCTTCCTCGCCAAGCCCTCGTGGACGGGGGAGGGCCCCGCGCCCCGCTGGAGCCTGTGGCTCGACGCCGCCCTGGCGCTCGTCGCCCTCTACTGCGGGTGGGTCATCGTGGGCTTCGACTACCGCGGGGTCGACCACATCCTGTACGGGCTCACGACGCACGACCTGATTGCGGGCCTGGTGTTCGTGATCCTCCTCTTCGAGGCGACGCGGCGCGCCGTGGGCTGGGTGATGGTCGCCGTGGGCCTCGTCTTCCTCCTCTACGCGGGGTTCGGGGACCTGCTGCCGGACGTGATCGCGAATCGCGGCTTCACGATCGAGCGCATCCTGCGCTTCCAGATCTTCACGGGGGCGGGCCTGTTCGGGACGCCGCTCGGGATCGCGGCGGGGACCGTGTTCATCTTCGTCCTCTTCGGCGCGTTCCTCGAGGTGACGGGCGCGGGGCGCTTCTTCATCGACCTCGCGTTTGCCGCCGCGGGCCGGTTCCGAGGCGGGCCGGCCAAGGCGAGCGTCATCGCCTCCGCGGCCATGGGGTCGATCTCGGGCTCGGCGATCGCGAACACGGTGACGACGGGCGCGCTCACGATCCCGATGATGAAGAAGCTCGGCTACCGCCCGGAACAGGCGGGCGGGATCGAGGCGGCGGCCTCCACCGGCGGCCAGATCATGCCGCCGATCATGGGCGCCGGCGCCTTCATCATGGCGGACTTCACGAACACGCCGTACCGGGAGATCGTGGCGCTCTCCATCGCGCCCGCCATCCTCTACTTCGGGTGCACGCTGCTCTTCGTCCACCTCATGGCCCTGAAACTGGGATTGCGGGGGATGAAGAACCCGCCGCCGGTGCGGCGCACGCTGCGCGAGGGCGTCCACTTCCTGCTTCCGCTCGGACTCGTCGTCGCGCTCCTCCTCCTCAACTACTCGCCGCCGCTCGTCGGGGCCGTGGGCAGCCTCGCCGTCGTCGTCACGGGGATGGCGCGGAAACGGACGCGGGTGGGGTGGCGCACCATCCTCGAGGGGCTGCGGACGGGCGCGGTGCTGGCGCTGCCGATCTCTCTCGCGTGCGCGACCGCCGGGATCGTCGTGGGCGTGATCGGCCAGACCGGGATCGGCCTCCAGTTCACGGAGTCCGTCGTGCAGGCGGCCGGCGGGCTGCTCTGGCTCGCGCTCATCTTTATCGCGATCGCCGCGCTCGTCCTCGGCATGGGACTGCCCGTGACCGCGGCCTACATCGTGATCTCCGTCATGGCCGCGCCCGCGCTGGAAGGACTCGGCCTCTCCCTCCTCGTCGCCCACATGATCATCTTCTGGCTTTCGCAGACGTCGAACGTGACGCCGCCGATCGCCCTCGCCGCCTTTGCGGGGGCGGGGGTCGCGGGCTCGGCGCCCATGCGGACGGCGACCCAGGCCGTGAAGCTGTCCCTCGGCTTCTTCATCGTGCCCGCGATGATGGCCTATTCGGCGCTGATCCTCGTGGAGGGCACCGCCGTGACGGCGTTCATCTTCGCCATCGTCTGCACGGTCGCGCTCGTGTCGGCCGTCGCATACGCGATCGAGGGGTTTGCGGTGGCCGCGTGCAGCGCCGCCGAGCGCGCCCTGTTCGCCGTGGCCGGAGCCCTCATCCTGGTCCCGAACGATCCGGTGCGGATCGCCGGAGTGCTGCTGGGCAGCGCCGTGTTCGCCCTCCACGCCCGGAACGCCCGGAGGGCACGCGGAACCACGTAG
- a CDS encoding TAXI family TRAP transporter solute-binding subunit translates to MRRGIALRRLVMGVVGGLGALGVLAAAGCGGGGQRTLSIATGNTNGLYYPLGGGLASIWSRHVDGVNMKAETTAGSVTNLIQVAKGESEVGFTQADALAAALAGRGRFPEPMPLASLGKLYPNVVHLVTIRSTGIESVHDLRGRRVSVGPPGSGNAVTAWNVLEAMGIGESDFTVRQLNYAQMSNGLKDGTLDAGFIAGGVGMPAVVEIGVSRDMVLVPFSEDEIATIVGSEPAYSGFRVPPGVYRGVDEPVLTPTLWNLLVVSGAMEEGLAYDLTRTMLERRADLENISSVASFITPPSARDVGDFPLHPGARRYFDEILGQPGSGAP, encoded by the coding sequence ATGCGACGCGGGATCGCGCTGCGCCGCCTCGTGATGGGCGTCGTCGGGGGCCTCGGCGCCCTGGGGGTCCTTGCCGCGGCGGGTTGCGGGGGTGGCGGGCAGCGGACGCTCTCGATCGCGACGGGGAACACGAACGGGCTCTACTACCCGCTCGGGGGCGGCCTGGCGTCGATCTGGTCGCGGCACGTCGACGGCGTGAACATGAAGGCGGAGACGACCGCCGGCTCCGTCACGAACCTCATCCAGGTCGCCAAGGGGGAGAGCGAGGTCGGCTTCACGCAGGCGGACGCGCTCGCGGCGGCGCTGGCCGGCCGCGGGCGCTTCCCGGAGCCCATGCCGCTCGCCTCCCTCGGCAAGCTCTATCCCAACGTCGTGCACCTCGTGACGATCCGGAGCACGGGGATCGAATCCGTACACGATCTCCGCGGGCGCCGCGTGTCCGTCGGCCCGCCGGGGTCCGGGAACGCGGTCACCGCCTGGAACGTGCTCGAGGCCATGGGGATCGGGGAGTCCGACTTCACCGTCCGGCAGCTCAACTACGCCCAGATGTCGAACGGACTCAAGGACGGGACGCTGGACGCCGGCTTCATCGCGGGCGGCGTGGGCATGCCCGCCGTGGTCGAGATCGGCGTCTCCCGGGACATGGTCCTCGTCCCCTTCTCCGAGGACGAGATCGCGACGATCGTCGGGTCGGAGCCCGCGTACAGCGGCTTCCGCGTGCCGCCCGGGGTCTACCGCGGCGTCGATGAGCCGGTGCTCACGCCCACGCTTTGGAACCTCCTCGTCGTCTCCGGTGCGATGGAGGAGGGACTCGCCTACGATCTCACGCGCACGATGCTCGAACGCCGCGCGGATCTTGAGAACATCTCCAGCGTGGCGAGCTTCATCACACCGCCCTCCGCGCGCGACGTGGGCGACTTCCCCCTCCACCCCGGCGCCCGGCGCTACTTCGACGAGATCCTCGGGCAGCCCGGGTCGGGGGCGCCTTGA
- a CDS encoding ATP-binding protein — protein sequence MIPRLLGPQVEEHLSIFPAVGLLGPRQVGKTTLARAIADSREEGAHGEPGRAAGGLYLDLENPADLARLAEGSGYLKGVTDRLVVLDEIQRAPELFRELRGIIDRRIWRGEQAGQFLILGPASLDLLRQSGESLAGRIGYLELGPLDVRELEENRLLRLWSRGGFPPSFLAPSDEASALWRENFIRTYLERDIPQLGPRIPAETLRRFWTMLAHSQGGLWNASTFARSLGVDGKTIARYADLLVDLLLVRRLQPIHVNVRKRLAKSPRLYLRDSGVLHALLGIPDLDYLLGHPVAGPSWEGFAIETLIRAAPDRLTPPGFYRTATGVEIDLILEVPGPRRWAIEIKRGLAPRIGKGFRIALEDVRPDRAFVVYGGDDRYPVRGGVEVIGLRELALELAAL from the coding sequence ATGATCCCCCGGTTGCTGGGGCCGCAGGTGGAAGAGCACCTCTCGATCTTCCCGGCGGTCGGACTCCTCGGTCCCCGCCAGGTCGGGAAGACGACGTTGGCGCGAGCTATCGCGGATTCCCGGGAGGAGGGCGCCCACGGGGAGCCCGGCCGGGCGGCCGGCGGTCTGTACCTGGATCTGGAGAATCCCGCGGACCTCGCGCGTCTGGCCGAGGGATCGGGGTATCTCAAGGGAGTGACGGACCGACTCGTCGTACTCGACGAGATCCAGCGGGCGCCCGAACTGTTCCGTGAACTGCGCGGGATCATCGACCGGAGGATCTGGCGGGGCGAGCAGGCCGGACAATTCCTGATCCTCGGGCCCGCCTCGCTCGATCTGCTGCGCCAGTCCGGCGAGAGCCTCGCGGGCCGTATCGGCTATCTCGAACTCGGTCCCCTGGATGTGCGGGAGCTCGAAGAGAACCGGCTCCTGCGCCTGTGGAGCCGCGGCGGCTTCCCGCCGAGCTTTCTCGCCCCGTCGGACGAGGCGAGCGCGCTGTGGCGGGAGAACTTCATTCGGACCTATCTCGAACGCGACATCCCTCAACTGGGACCGCGCATCCCGGCCGAAACGCTACGTCGCTTCTGGACCATGCTCGCGCACTCCCAGGGCGGACTGTGGAACGCGTCGACCTTCGCCCGGAGTCTGGGCGTGGACGGGAAGACGATCGCGCGCTACGCGGACCTGCTCGTCGACCTTCTCCTCGTACGCCGACTGCAGCCGATTCACGTGAACGTCCGCAAACGGCTCGCCAAATCGCCGCGCCTCTACCTGCGGGATAGCGGGGTCCTGCACGCGCTGCTCGGGATACCGGACCTCGACTACCTGCTCGGTCACCCCGTCGCGGGCCCCAGTTGGGAGGGTTTCGCGATCGAGACGCTGATCCGGGCGGCGCCGGACCGGCTCACTCCACCGGGCTTCTACCGGACGGCGACCGGCGTGGAGATCGACCTGATCCTGGAAGTGCCGGGACCGCGAAGGTGGGCCATCGAGATCAAGCGCGGACTCGCACCACGGATCGGAAAGGGGTTCCGCATCGCACTCGAGGACGTGCGGCCCGACCGCGCGTTCGTCGTGTACGGCGGAGACGACCGCTATCCCGTGAGAGGCGGAGTCGAGGTCATCGGACTGCGCGAGTTGGCGCTGGAACTGGCAGCTCTTTAG
- a CDS encoding sodium:solute symporter family protein: MADRKLGPVLLFATVLAANLGAGTTVGAAGLGYRDGLSAWWWVGSAGIGTILLALWVGPRIWKVAARHGLLTMGDYLDLRYGRSVRLLIAVLLWFATLTIVSGQLIAMAEIVAVVAGTPRWIGALVGGIVVIAYFSAGGLVASAWVNLVQLVVLLAGFAVAIPWALSDIGGWAAIEATAARTSPDYLNPWQGGGSGWVYIALLAPAFIISPGLVQKVYGATGPRAIRIGLLAAGVGLVLFAFAPTLLGMIARVYDPALASREQALPMLLATALPPALGLLGLAAVFSAEVSSADAGLFMLSTSLSKDLYKGFLRPEATSRQVLRVARGAAIAGGTLGVLLALWLESVIASLTIFYSILSVSLFIPVAAGLHSRRAGVPEALAAIGAGLAALGAVHIFAPADAPALLDRTLIGLIVSAAAFALVALLRAQFRRN, encoded by the coding sequence GTGGCGGACCGAAAGCTCGGGCCGGTGCTGCTCTTCGCCACCGTGTTGGCCGCGAACCTCGGGGCGGGCACGACCGTCGGCGCGGCGGGGCTCGGCTACCGGGATGGGCTCAGCGCGTGGTGGTGGGTCGGCTCGGCCGGCATCGGGACGATCCTGCTCGCCCTCTGGGTCGGGCCGCGGATCTGGAAGGTGGCCGCGCGTCACGGACTCCTCACCATGGGCGACTACCTGGACCTGCGCTACGGTCGCTCGGTGCGGCTGCTGATCGCCGTCCTGCTCTGGTTCGCCACGCTCACCATCGTGTCCGGGCAGCTCATCGCCATGGCGGAGATCGTCGCGGTCGTCGCCGGTACCCCGCGCTGGATCGGCGCGCTCGTCGGCGGGATCGTTGTCATCGCCTACTTCAGCGCCGGCGGCCTCGTGGCATCGGCCTGGGTCAACCTGGTCCAGCTCGTCGTGCTGCTCGCCGGGTTCGCCGTCGCGATCCCGTGGGCGCTGTCCGACATCGGCGGCTGGGCCGCCATCGAAGCGACCGCCGCCCGCACGTCGCCTGATTACCTGAATCCGTGGCAGGGCGGGGGCTCCGGGTGGGTCTATATCGCGCTCCTTGCGCCGGCCTTCATCATCTCGCCCGGGTTGGTGCAGAAGGTCTACGGAGCGACGGGTCCGCGGGCGATCCGGATCGGGCTCCTCGCCGCCGGTGTCGGGCTCGTGCTGTTCGCTTTCGCGCCGACGCTGCTCGGGATGATCGCCCGCGTGTACGACCCCGCGCTCGCGAGCCGTGAGCAGGCCCTGCCCATGCTCCTCGCCACCGCGCTGCCGCCCGCGCTCGGGCTGCTCGGCCTCGCCGCCGTGTTCTCCGCCGAGGTGAGTTCGGCCGACGCCGGGCTGTTCATGCTCTCGACCTCTCTCTCGAAGGATCTCTACAAGGGCTTCCTGAGACCCGAGGCGACGAGCCGGCAGGTGCTGCGGGTGGCGCGGGGCGCCGCGATCGCCGGAGGGACGCTGGGCGTGCTGCTCGCCCTCTGGCTCGAGAGCGTGATCGCCTCGCTCACGATCTTCTATTCGATCCTGAGCGTGAGCTTGTTCATCCCGGTGGCCGCCGGGCTCCACTCGCGGCGCGCCGGCGTGCCGGAGGCCCTCGCCGCCATCGGCGCCGGGCTCGCGGCGCTGGGCGCCGTGCACATCTTCGCCCCCGCCGACGCGCCCGCCCTGCTCGACCGCACGCTCATTGGCCTCATCGTCTCCGCCGCCGCCTTCGCCCTCGTCGCGCTGCTCCGCGCGCAATTCCGACGGAACTGA
- a CDS encoding P1 family peptidase, which translates to MRPELPGPRSARGVALAAAGVVGGFLAAGGCVAQETADLAGGGITAVEGIALGHFTLEERPTGCTVVLAEDGAVAGVDVRGGAPGTREIALLDPVNSVQEAHAIVLSGGSAFGLEAASGVVRYLEERRVGYRAGDHVVPIVAAAILFDLGIGGGSVRPGPECGYEAARAASAAAPAEGSVGAGAGATVGKLRGRGRAMKGGIGTASITLEDGLTVAAVVAVNSVGDVIDPATGEVVAGVRTEDGTGFADARALLREGEVRPPGDAPADDPSVENTTIGVVATNARLSKAEITKVAQMAHDGLARAVYPAHTPSDGDTLFGLATGTHEDEAGLSRIGALAADMVAEAILRAVRAATGLPGLPSVTDLTGTGR; encoded by the coding sequence ATGAGACCGGAGCTTCCAGGGCCGCGCTCGGCGCGGGGCGTCGCGCTCGCGGCGGCCGGGGTGGTGGGCGGATTTCTCGCGGCGGGAGGGTGTGTGGCGCAGGAGACAGCGGACTTGGCGGGGGGCGGGATCACGGCGGTCGAGGGGATCGCGCTGGGGCACTTCACGCTGGAGGAGCGGCCCACGGGCTGTACGGTCGTCCTCGCCGAGGACGGCGCCGTGGCCGGCGTCGACGTGCGGGGCGGGGCGCCGGGGACGCGGGAGATCGCCCTCCTCGATCCGGTGAACAGCGTGCAGGAAGCCCACGCCATCGTGCTCTCGGGCGGGAGCGCGTTCGGCCTCGAGGCGGCGTCGGGCGTGGTCCGGTATCTCGAGGAGCGGCGGGTCGGGTACCGGGCCGGGGATCACGTCGTCCCGATCGTGGCCGCGGCGATCCTGTTCGATCTCGGCATCGGCGGCGGGTCCGTTCGTCCCGGGCCGGAGTGCGGTTACGAGGCCGCCCGCGCGGCGAGCGCGGCGGCGCCCGCCGAGGGCAGCGTCGGCGCGGGGGCCGGTGCGACGGTGGGGAAGCTTCGGGGCCGCGGCCGCGCGATGAAGGGCGGGATCGGCACCGCCTCGATCACCCTCGAGGACGGTCTCACCGTGGCCGCGGTCGTGGCGGTCAATTCGGTTGGCGACGTGATCGATCCGGCCACGGGGGAGGTCGTGGCCGGGGTCCGCACGGAGGACGGGACGGGCTTCGCGGACGCCCGCGCGTTGCTGCGGGAGGGGGAGGTGCGGCCGCCGGGCGACGCGCCGGCCGACGACCCCTCCGTCGAGAACACGACCATCGGCGTCGTGGCGACGAACGCCCGCCTCTCGAAGGCCGAGATCACGAAGGTCGCGCAGATGGCGCACGACGGACTCGCCCGGGCCGTCTACCCGGCCCACACCCCCAGCGACGGCGACACTCTGTTCGGCCTCGCCACCGGCACGCACGAGGACGAGGCAGGCCTGTCGCGGATCGGCGCGCTCGCTGCGGACATGGTCGCCGAAGCGATCCTGCGCGCCGTCCGTGCCGCCACCGGCCTCCCCGGCCTCCCCTCGGTCACCGACTTGACGGGCACCGGCCGCTGA